Proteins encoded in a region of the Dorea longicatena genome:
- the cas2 gene encoding CRISPR-associated endonuclease Cas2 — protein MRVLVFFDLPVLTSENRRAYAKFRRFLLKNGFLMLQESVYCKLALNSSAVNAIVDNVHKNKPEEGLIQLLTVTEKQYAKMDIILGQVKSEVLDTDERLVIL, from the coding sequence ATGAGAGTATTGGTATTTTTTGATCTTCCGGTTCTTACGAGTGAGAACCGGAGGGCATATGCAAAATTTAGAAGATTTCTATTGAAGAACGGATTCCTTATGCTTCAGGAATCCGTATACTGTAAACTGGCATTAAATAGTTCTGCAGTCAATGCAATTGTTGACAATGTGCATAAAAATAAGCCGGAAGAAGGGTTAATACAGTTATTAACAGTAACAGAAAAGCAGTATGCAAAAATGGATATTATTTTAGGACAGGTGAAAAGTGAAGTCCTGGATACGGATGAAAGGTTGGTGATTCTATGA
- the cas1 gene encoding type II CRISPR-associated endonuclease Cas1 has product MSWRIVVISKRAKLDLQLGYMVVRSEEVTKIVLSEISTILIESTAVSITTSLIAELAKRKIKVIFCDEKKNPSCELVNYYGSHDTSNKVRKQIAWKQNTKETVWTEIVTEKIRKQKELLELLGKEESALLDSYLKEIEWNDNTNREGHAAKVYFNAMFGLDFTRTEDNYINAALNYGYSIILSTFTREVVSNGYITQLGIFHDNMFNQFNLASDLMEPFRVLVDQEVYNMRLEQFEHEEKMLLVNILNKEIQIDGRIQYVNNAIKIYCKSIFDALNEDDSALIRFYKIEL; this is encoded by the coding sequence ATGAGTTGGCGTATAGTTGTTATTTCTAAACGAGCAAAACTGGATTTACAATTAGGATATATGGTTGTGCGAAGTGAAGAAGTAACAAAGATAGTTTTAAGCGAGATTTCTACAATATTAATCGAATCTACAGCGGTTTCAATAACGACGAGTTTAATTGCAGAATTAGCAAAAAGAAAAATTAAAGTGATATTTTGTGATGAAAAAAAGAATCCGTCATGCGAACTGGTAAATTATTATGGAAGTCATGATACGAGCAACAAAGTCAGAAAACAGATTGCGTGGAAGCAGAATACAAAAGAAACAGTGTGGACTGAAATTGTTACAGAAAAAATAAGGAAACAAAAAGAATTATTGGAATTATTAGGAAAGGAAGAATCGGCACTACTTGATAGCTATTTAAAAGAGATTGAATGGAATGACAATACAAACAGGGAAGGACATGCTGCAAAGGTATATTTTAATGCGATGTTTGGATTAGATTTTACTCGTACAGAAGACAACTATATTAATGCTGCTTTGAATTATGGCTATTCCATTATTTTGTCTACATTTACACGTGAAGTCGTATCAAATGGGTATATTACACAACTGGGGATTTTTCATGATAATATGTTCAATCAGTTTAATCTTGCGTCTGATTTAATGGAACCATTTAGAGTTCTGGTTGATCAGGAAGTATATAATATGAGACTTGAACAGTTCGAGCATGAAGAAAAGATGTTGTTAGTAAATATACTAAACAAAGAAATTCAGATTGATGGAAGAATTCAATATGTAAATAATGCAATAAAGATTTATTGTAAAAGTATATTTGATGCGTTGAATGAAGATGATAGTGCGTTGATTCGATTTTATAAAATTGAGCTATAG